One segment of Syngnathus typhle isolate RoL2023-S1 ecotype Sweden linkage group LG9, RoL_Styp_1.0, whole genome shotgun sequence DNA contains the following:
- the usp9 gene encoding probable ubiquitin carboxyl-terminal hydrolase FAF-X isoform X2: MTATTRGSPVGGNDSQGQAPDAQSQPPLPQNQTSSPNSSNENSPVSPPSEHGQGDGPPQLEEEEEPAFPHTDLAKLDDMINRPRWVVPVLPKGELEVLLEAAIDLSKKGLDVKCEACQRFFRDGLTISFTKILTDEAVSGWKFEIHRCIITNTHRLVELCVAKLSQDWFPLLELLAMATNPHCKFHIYNGTRPSETVPAVAQLADDDLFARPPDPRSPKGWLVDLINKFGTLNGFQMLHDRFMSGEALNVQIIAALIKPFGQCYEFLTLHTVKKYFLPVIEMVPQFLENLTDEELKKEAKNEAKNDALSMIIKSLKSLASRVPGQEETVKNLEIFRLKMILRLLQISSFNGKMNALNEVNKVISSVSYYTHRHNPEEDEWLTAERMAEWIQQNHILSIVLRDSLHQPQYVEKLEKILRFVIKEKALTMQDLDNIWAAQAGKHEAIVKNVHDLLAKLAWDFSPEQLDHLFDCFKASWTNASKKQREKLLELIRRLAEDDKDGVMAHKVLNLLWNLAHSDDVPVDIMDQALSAHIKILDYSCSQDRDTQKIQWIDRFIEELRTNDKWVIPALKQIREICSLFGEAPQNLSQTQRNPHVFYRHDLINQLQNNHALVTLVAENLSAYMETMRQFSKEEQAEFDPQIVRPGSRYSHVQEVQERLNFLRFLLKDGQLWLCAPQAKQIWKCLAETAVFLCDREACFKWYSKLMGDEPDLDPDINKDFFENNVLQLDPSLLTENGMKCFERFFKAVNCREGKLVAKRRAYMMDDLELIGLDYLWRVVIQGSDDIASRAIDLLKEIYTNLGPKLQVNQVEIHEDFIQSCFDRLKASYDTLCVLDGDKDSINCARQEAIRMVRVLTVLKEYINECDSDYHEERTILPMSRAFRGKHITLIVRFPNQGRQVDDLDIWSHTNDTIGSVRRGILNRIKANAAHTKIELFIGGEVVDPADDRKLIGQLNLKDKTLITAKLTQVSTNMPSSPESSSDSSTGSPGNHGNHYGDGPNPEVESCLPGVIMSLHTRYISFLWQVADLGCQLNMPLLRDGARILMKLMPPDNKTVENLRAVCLDHAKLGENSLSPSLDSRFFGPSPSQVLYLIEVVYALLMPASAALGEDASDFQYNFLKSGGLPLVLSMLTRNNFLPSADMETRRGAYLNALKIAKLLLTAVGFGHVKAVAEACQPTAEGNIPVSPINQATHDQALVLQSALQNIPNPASECMLRNVAIRLAQQISDENFFQTSKSIPDICVIREVQKIVWASGCGTVQLVFSSNEDISKIYEKTNAAKEPDEEDEQVCCEALEVMTLCFALMPTALDTLSKERAWQTFIIDLLLHCHSKSVRQMAQEQFFLMATRCCMGHRPLLFFITLLFTVLGTTAKERAKHAGDYFTLLRHLLNYAYNSNINLPNAEVLLNNEIDWLKRIRDEVKRTGETGVEETILEGHIGVTKELLAFQTPEKKYYIGCEKGGANLIKELIDDFIFPASNVYLQYMKSGEFPTEQAIPVCSAPASINAGFELLVALAVGCFRNLKQIVDTLTDMYYLGSETLTEWEYLPPVGPRPNKGFVGLKNAGATCYMNSVIQQLYMIPPIRHGILAIEGTGTDVDDDMSGDEKQENETNVDPRDEVFSYHHQFDDKPASKAEDRKEYNIGVLRHLQVIFGHLAASRLQYYVPRGFWKQFRLWGEPVNLREQHDALEFFNSLVDSLDEALKALGHPAMLSKVLGGSFADQKICQGCPHRYECEESFTTLNVDIRNHQNLLDSMEQYVKGDLLEGANAYHCEKCNKKVDTVKRLLIKKLPPVLAIQLKRFDYDWERECAIKFNDYFEFPRELDMEPYTVAGVAKIEGDDVNPESQVIQQNEPSEPTPVGSSKYRLVGVLVHSGQASGGHYYSYIIQRNGGDGEKNRWYKFDDGDVTECKMDDEEEMKNQCFGGEYMGEVFDHMIKRMSYRRQKRWWNAYILFYERMDSLDKDSELVKYISELTISTAKPHQVKMPGVIECSVRKQNVQFMHNRMQYSLEYFQFIKKLLTCNSVYLNPPPGQDHLLPEAEEIAMISAQLAARFLFSTGFHTKKVVRGPASDWYDALCILLRHSKNVRYWFAHNVLFAYPNRFSEYLLECPSAEVRGAFAKLVVFIAHFSLQDGPCPSPTASPGTSAQGCDNLSLSDHLLRAVLNLLRREVSEHGRHLQQYFNLFVMYANLGLAEKTQLLKLNVPATFMLVALDEGPGPPIKYQYAELGKLYTVVSQLVRCCDVSLRMQSSINGNPPLPNPYGDTNLTAPVMLVQQLVAEILFVRTSYVKKIIEDCSNSEETVKLLRFSCWENPQFSSTVLSELLWQVAYSYNYELRPHLDLLLQILLIEDSWQTHRIHNVLKGIPDDRDGLFDTIQRSKNHYQKRAYQCIKCMVALFSNCSVAYQILQSNGDLKRKWTWAVEWLGDELERRPYSGNPQYTYNNWSPPVQSNETSNGYFLERSHSARMTLAKACELCPEEEPDEQEAPDDQDSSPPEDTSLYPHSPGTTQFQQNNHPHGQPYTGPAAQHMNNPQRPGPASAPPPGPTQAPTPVPAPGPGGPSPGPRAQENSESTEEIAPGPTPAPASTPAPALPKE; encoded by the exons ATGACGGCCACCACGCGTGGCTCTCCGGTGGGGGGCAATGACAGCCAGGGCCAGGCGCCTGATGCTCAGAGCCAACCTCCGTTGCCACAGAATCAG ACTTCATCTCCTAACTCATCTAATGAGAATTCTCCAGTGAGCCCACCCAGCGAGCATGGACAAGGGGATGGACCTCcccagctggaggaggaggaggagcccgcCTTCCCCCACACTGACCTAGCCAAGCTAGATGACATGATCAACAG GCCTCGTTGGGTGGTTCCAGTTTTGCCAAAAGGAGAGTTAGAAGTCCTTTTGGAGGCTGCAATAGACCTCAGTAAAAAAG gactGGATGTGAAGTGTGAGGCGTGTCAGAGGTTTTTCCGAGATGGTCTGACTATCTCGTTTACAAAGATTCTAACAGACGAGGCAGTCAGTGGCTGGAAGTTTGAGATTCAC CGGTGTATCATCACTAACACACACCGCTTGGTGGAGCTGTGTGTGGCAAAGCTCTCTCAGGACTGGTTCCCACTACTAGAGCTTCTGGCTATGGCCACCAACCCTCATTGCAAATTCCACATCTATAATGGCACGCGGCCCTCTGAGACCGTCCCTGCCGTAGCGCAGTTGGCCGATGATGACCTTTTCGCCAGACCACCCGACCCACGTTCGCCTAAG GGCTGGTTGGTGGacttaataaataaatttggcACATTAAACGGGTTTCAAATGTTGCACGATCGCTTCATGAGCGGCGAAGCACTGAACGTCCAGATCATCGCTGCACTTATCAA GCCTTTTGGCCAGTGTTACGAGTTCCTCACCTTGCACACAGTGAAGAAATACTTCCTCCCTGTCATTGAAATGGTCCCCCAGTTCCTGGAGAACCTCACTGACGAGGAGCTTAAGAAAGAGGCCAAGAATGAAGCCAAAAACGACGCACTGTCCATGATCATCAAGTCTCTAAAGAGTCTTGCATCGCGCGTACCAGGGCAAGAGGAGACTGTGAAGAATTTAGAGATTTTTAGGTTAAAAATGATTCTTAG GTTATTGCAAATTTCTTCTTTTAATGGCAAAATGAATGCACTAAATGAAGTCAACAAAGTGATCTCCAGTGTGTCCTACTACACTCATCGGCACAACCCTGAGGAGGATGAATGGCTCACTGCAGAGCGCATGGCG GAGTGGATCCAGCAGAACCACATCCTTTCCATCGTCTTGAGGGACAGTTTGCACCAGCCTCAGTACGTCGAGAAACTGGAGAAGATCCTTCGCTTTGTTATCAAAGAGAAAGCTCTTACCATGCAGGATCTCGACAACATCTGGGCAGCACAG GCTGGGAAACATGAGGCTATTGTGAAAAATGTCCATGACCTCCTGGCCAAGCTAGCATGGGATTTTTCCCCTGAGCAGCTTGATCATCTATTTGACTGTTTCAAG GCAAGCTGGACGAACGCCAGCAAGAAACAGCGTGAGAAACTGCTGGAGCTCATCCGCCGCCTGGCCGAGGATGACAAGGACGGCGTGATGGCCCACAAGGTCCTTAATCTGCTGTGGAACCTGGCCCACAGCGATGATGTGCCTGTAGATATAATGGACCAAGCTCTGAGCGCTCACATCAAAATATTAGATTACAGCTGCTCACAG GACCGAGACACCCAGAAGATCCAGTGGATCGATCGCTTCATTGAGGAGCTGCGAACCAATGACAAATGGGTGATTCCCGCCTTGAAACAAATCAGAGAAATCTGTAGCCTTTTTGGAGAAGCGCCACAGAATTTAAG TCAAACCCAGAGGAATCCACATGTGTTTTACCGGCATGACCTTATCAACCAGCTGCAAAACAACCACGCTCTAGTTACGCTCGTGGCTGAGAACCTGTCGGCCTACATGGAGACAATGCGACAATTCTCCAAAG AAGAACAGGCAGAGTTTGACCCTCAGATAGTCCGACCAGGAAGCCGCTACAGCCATGTCCAGGAAGTGCAAGAACGACTTAACTTCCTGAG GTTCCTTCTTAAAGATGGCCAGCTGTGGCTCTGTGCCCCTCAGGCCAAGCAGATTTGGAAGTGTCTGGCTGAGACTGCAGTCTTCCTCTGTGACCGCGAGGCCTGCTTCAAATG GTACTCCAAACTTATGGGCGATGAACCCGACCTGGACCCAGACATCAACAAGGACTTCTTTGAGAATAATGTCCTGCAACTTGACCCGTCCCTGTTGACGGAGAATGGCATGAAGTGCTTCGAGAGGTTCTTTAAGGCCGTCAACTGCAGGGAGGGCAAACTGGTAGCCAAACGTAGGGCCTACATGATGGACGACCTGGAACTCATTGGGCTAGACTACCTTTGGAGG gtgGTAATTCAAGGAAGCGATGACATTGCGAGCAGAGCCATCGACTTGTTGAAGGAGATCTATACCAATCTTGGACCAAAATTACAAGTCAATCAG GTGGAAATTCATGAGGATTTTATCCAGTCATGTTTTGACCGTCTGAAGGCCTCTTACGACACCCTGTGTGTGTTGGATGGAGATAAAGATAGCATAAACTGTGCCCGCCAGGAGGCAATCCGCATGGTGCGTGTTCTTACTGTGCTCAAGGAGTACATCAATGAATGTGACAGTGATTACCATGAAGAGAGGACCATCCTGCCCATGTCCAG AGCGTTCCGGGGAAAACATATCACGTTGATCGTGCGCTTCCCTAACCAGGGGCGCCAAGTGGATGACCTGGATATCTGGTCACACACCAATGACACAATTGGCTCCGTGCGCCGCGGCATCTTAAATCGCATCAAAGCGAACGCCGCACATACCAAGATAGAGCTCTTCATTGGAGGGGAGGTGGTTGACCCTGCTGATGACAGGAAGCTTATTGGACAACTGAACTTGAAAGACAAAACG CTGATCACAGCCAAGCTAACTCAGGTGAGCACCAACATGCCCTCCAGCCCGGAGAGCTCGTCCGACTCTTCCACCGGCTCACCAGGGAACCACGGCAACCACTATGGCGATGGGCCCAATCCTGAAGTGGAGAGCTGTCTTCCCGGCGTG ATCATGTCGCTGCACACGCGGTACATCTCCTTCCTGTGGCAGGTGGCTGACCTGGGCTGCCAACTCAACATGCCCCTACTTAGAGATGGAGCCAGAATTCTCATGAAACTCATGCCTCCAG ATAACAAAACTGTGGAGAACCTGCGTGCTGTGTGTTTAGACCATGCCAAGCTCGGAGAGAACAGCCTCAGCCCTTCACTGGACTCCCGTTTCTTTGGCCCCTCACCCTCACAAGTGCTCTACCTCATTGAG GTTGTGTATGCTTTGCTGATGCCAGCCAGCGCCGCTTTGGGCGAGGATGCTAGTGACTTTCAGTACAACTTCCTGAAGAGCGGTGGCTTGCCACTGGTGTTGAGCATGCTCACCCGGAATAATTTCCTGCCGTCAGCCGACATGGAGACACGGCGCGGGGCTTACCTCAATGCACTGAAAATCGCCAAGCTCCTCCTCACCGCTGTAGGATTTGGTCATGTGAAAGCTGTGGCAGAGGCCTGCCAGCCCACCGCTGAGGGAAATATCCCCGTTTCCCCG ATTAATCAGGCCACTCACGATCAGGCTCTGGTGCTGCAGAGTGCCCTGCAAAACATTCCAAATCCCGCCTCAGAATGTATGCTGCGCAACGTAGCCATCCGCCTGGCACAGCAGATTTCCGATGAG AATTTCTTTCAGACATCAAAGTCTATTCCAGACATTTGTGTCATCAGAGAGGTACAGAAAATAGTGTGGGCCTCAGGCTGTGGCACGGTGCAGCTTGTCTTTAGTTCTAATGAAGATATCAGCAAGATATATGAGAAG ACGAACGCAGCTAAGGAGCCAGATGAAGAAGACGAGCAGGTGTGTTGCGAGGCCTTGGAAGTGATGACATTATGTTTTGCCTTGATGCCCACAGCCCTTGACACCCTCAGTAAGGAGAGGGCATGGCAAACCTTCATTATTGACTTGCTGCTACACTGCCACAGCAA ATCAGTGCGTCAGATGGCCCAGGAGCAGTTTTTCCTCATGGCAACCAGGTGTTGCATGGGCCACAGACCCCTCCTTTTCTTTATTACCCTCCTTTTCACTGTTCTGGGG ACTACCGCTAAGGAGCGAGCTAAACACGCCGGGGACTACTTCACTTTGCTCCGGCATCTCTTGAACTATGCCTACAACAGCAACATCAACCTGCCAAATGCCGAGGTGCTGCTCAACAATGAGATTGACTGGCTCAAAAGGATAAGG GATGAAGTCAAGAGAACAGGCGAGACCGGTGTGGAAGAGACCATCTTGGAAGGCCACATTGGTGTCACCAAGGAGCTTCTTGCCTTCCAGACTCCCGAGAAGAAGTATTACATTGGCTGTGAGAAAGGAGGCGCTAACCTCATCAAG GAGCTGATTGACGACTTCATCTTCCCGGCGTCAAACGTTTACCTGCAGTACATGAAGAGTGGCGAGTTCCCCACGGAGCAGGCCATTCCAGTGTGCAGCGCCCCAGCCTCCATCAACGCTGGCTTTGAGCTCCTGGTCGCGCTTGCTGTCGGCTGTTTCCGCAACCTCAAGCAGATCGTCGACACCCTCACCGACATGTACTATTTGG GCAGTGAAACGTTAACAGAGTGGGAATACCTGCCTCCTGTGGGCCCACGGCCAAATAAAGGCTTTGTGGGTCTGAAGAACGCTGGGGCCACGTGTTACATGAACTCTGTAATTCAGCAGCTGTACATGATTCCTCCCATTCGCCACGGCATCCTGGCCATCGAGGGCACGGGAACCGACGTGGACGATGACATGTCAGGCGATGAGAAGCAGGAGAATGAG ACGAACGTGGATCCTCGCGATGAAGTGTTTAGCTATCACCACCAGTTTGACGATAAGCCTGCCAGTAAAGCAGAAGACCGGAAGGAGTACAACATTGGAGTTTTGCGTCACCTGCAGGTCATTTTTGGCCACCTGGCTGCTTCCAGACTGCAGTACTATGTCCCAAGAGGCTTTTGGAAGCAATTCAG GTTATGGGGTGAACCTGTGAATCTAAGGGAACAGCATGACGCTTTAGAGTTTTTCAATTCTTTGGTGGATAGTTTGGATGAAGCACTGAAGGCCTTGGGTCATCCCGCTATGCTTAGCAAAGTGCTAGGAGGCTCTTTTGCCGATCAGAAGATCTGTCAGGGATGCCCTCACAG ATATGAGTGTGAGGAGTCATTCACAACACTTAATGTAGACATCAGAAATCACCAGAACCTTTTGGACTCAATGGAGCAGTACGTCAAAGGAGATCTCCTTGAGGGAGCCAACGCATACCACTGTGAAAAGTGTAATAAGAAG GTGGACACAGTCAAGCGACTTCTGATCAAGAAGCTGCCGCCGGTCCTTGCGATCCAACTGAAGCGCTTTGACTACGATTGGGAGCGGGAATGTGCCATCAAGTTCAATGACTACTTTGAATTTCCGAGGGAGTTGGACATGGAGCCATACACGGTAGCGGGCGTGGCCAAGATTGAGGGCGATGACGTCAACCCGGAGAGCCAAGTGATCCAGCAGAACGAGCCCTCTGAACCCACTCCTGTGGGCAGCTCCAAGTACCGTTTGGTGGGGGTGCTGGTCCACTCGGGCCAGGCCAGCGGCGGACATTACTACTCGTACATCATCCAAAGGAATGGAGGCGATGGCGAAAAGAACCGCTGGTACAAGTTCGATGACGGCGACGTGACGGAATGCAAGATGgatgacgaggaggagatgaagaaCCAGTGCTTTGGCGGCGAATACATGGGCGAGGTGTTTGATCACATGATCAAAAGGATGTCCTACCGAAGACAGAAACGATGGTGGAACGCCTACATCCTTTTCTATGAGCGTATGGACTCCCTAGACAAGGACAGTGAGCTTGTCAAGTACATCTCCGAGTTGACCATCTCCACTGCGAAGCCGCATCAGGTCAAGATGCCTGGTGTGATCGAGTGCAGCGTCCGCAAGCAGAACGTCCAATTTATGCACAACCGAATGCAATACAGCCTGGAATATTTCCAGTTCATTAAGAAACTTCTGACCTGTAACAGTGTCTATTTAAACCCTCCTCCAG GGCAAGACCACCTTCTGCCAGAGGCTGAGGAGATTGCTATGATCAGTGCTCAGCTGGCTGCTCGGTTCCTCTTTAGCACAGGCTTCCACACCAAGAAAGTAGTCAGGGGTCCTGCCAGTGATTG GTATGACGCCCTTTGCATCCTGCTGAGACATAGTAAGAATGTACGCTACTGGTTTGCACACAACGTCTTGTTTGCCTACCCCAACCGCTTCTCCGAGTACCTCCTGGAGTGCCCGAGCGCTGAGGTGCGTGGCGCCTTTGCCAAGCTCGTGGTTTTCATCGCTCACTTCTCGCTGCAAGACGGCCCCTGCCCCTCCCCCACTGCCTCGCCCGGAACATCTGCTCAG GGCTGTGATAACCTCAGTCTAAGTGACCACCTGTTAAGAGCGGTCCTCAACTTGCTCAGACGAGAGGTTTCCGAACACGGCCGTCACCTGCAACAGTACTTCAACCTCTTTGTCATGTATGCCAATCTGG GCTTGGCAGAAAAGACCCAGCTGCTAAAGCTGAATGTGCCTGCCACGTTCATGCTCGTAGCGCTGGACGAAGGCCCCGGGCCCCCCATCAAGTACCAGTACGCTGAACTGGGCAAGCTCTACACGGTGGTCTCTCAACTGGTCCGCTGCTGTGACGTCTCATTGCGCATGCAGTCGTCAATCAATG GTAACCCCCCTCTGCCTAACCCCTATGGGGACACCAACCTGACAGCCCCGGTAATGCTGGTGCAGCAGCTTGTGGCTGAGATCTTGTTTGTGAGGACCAGCTATGTGAAGAAGATCATTGAGGACTGCAGCAACTCTGAGGAGACGGTGAAGCTTCTCCGCTTCAGCTGTTGGGAAAACCCCCAGTTTTCCTCCACTGTACTCAGTGAGCTACTGTGGCAG GTGGCATATTCCTATAACTATGAGTTGAGGCCTCACTTGGACTTGCTACTACAAAT